A region of Acetivibrio cellulolyticus CD2 DNA encodes the following proteins:
- a CDS encoding DMP19 family protein has translation MSNIKDIIKNLISADNMLNMSSSEIINEIASNQYNGKNGHLKDPIVFTKLPIVLQDILLLADFDTELNMNGILGFLENSTGLYLNETIEALGRIDAIEDRKIMDDIRSIMMAYGCSPINLRENVNKGYEYEITNFISTHGEEYEEMADKIEKESKRLYYRCPNRNIFDNLEVYVDQHKEELLSSILG, from the coding sequence ATGAGTAATATTAAAGATATCATAAAAAATTTAATATCAGCTGACAATATGTTGAATATGTCTTCTAGCGAGATTATTAATGAAATAGCTTCAAATCAATATAATGGGAAGAATGGGCATCTTAAAGACCCTATTGTTTTTACAAAGCTTCCGATTGTTCTACAAGATATTCTATTGTTAGCAGATTTTGATACTGAATTAAATATGAATGGAATTTTGGGATTTTTAGAGAATTCAACTGGTTTATATTTAAATGAGACTATAGAAGCATTAGGAAGAATAGATGCTATTGAAGATAGAAAAATTATGGATGATATAAGATCAATTATGATGGCTTATGGGTGCAGTCCAATCAATTTAAGAGAAAACGTTAATAAAGGTTATGAATACGAGATTACAAATTTTATTTCTACTCACGGTGAAGAATATGAAGAAATGGCAGATAAAATAGAGAAAGAGTCCAAAAGATTATACTATAGGTGTCCAAATAGAAATATTTTTGATAATCTAGAGGTATATGTTGATCAACATAAGGAAGAGCTATTGAGTAGTATTTTGGGTTGA